The Cylindrospermum stagnale PCC 7417 genome segment GTGTGGTGAATATTCTTGTGTCCCAAGTAATCTTGAATTGCTCTGGTATCATGACCCTGGGCTGCTAAATAGTAGCCACAAGCATGGCGCAATTGATGGGGATGAACTGGTTCAGTGATTCCAGCGCGCTCGCCAGCGCGTGCGATAATGTGACGAACGGCTCTAGTTGATAGTGGAGCTTTACGCTCAGACACAAAAACATAGGAAGTATCAGGATAATCGCGTTGCAATTGACGCAAGGCTCTTAATTCTGGAGCGCGTAACGGATGAACAGTATCATGCCCATGTTTGAGACGACGAATGTCGATATAACCCTCTGACAAATCTACTTGTGACCACTTGAGCGCAACTAACTCAGCAGTACGAAGTCCATGCCGGAACATGAGTAAAATCATCGCTGCATCCCGCACAGAGTGCCGACCGATAGAACGAGCCGCACAGATCATGGCATCAACTTCTTTCGGTCGCAAATATTCTCGTTGGCGTGTAGATGGGCGTTTAGCTGGTGGAGTCGAGTAGTTAGTTGACTTTGCCGAAAATGGAAGTTGAGTAGTGTGGGTAGACATGGGCCAAATCCTCATGTCTTAGTTGCTATCTCCAGCATACATTGCCTAAAAAGAGACGAACTAGGCAAAGTTATAAATTACCTCAAACGAGAGGCTTGTATCTTTTAAACTTAAATTCGCACTACCCCTTAATCATAGAGAATTTTAACGTCCGTGCCAAGTCTTGCTGAAACTGCCTATCCCCGACTGAAAAACCAGATTAGTTCCAAAGAACTCTTAGAAATTTATACCCCAACTGACCTTGAACTTCAGTTTGCCAGCCAACATACCAAAGGTAAAGTTGCCAAATTAGGTTTTTTAGTGCTGTTAAAAACTTTTCAGCGATTGGGATACTTTGTTTTAGTCAAAAATGTGCCTGATGCAATTATTAAGCACATTGTTGAGGCAGTTAAAATCAACTTTATTCCCCAAAAGTTGGAGAATTATGATAGATCAGGAACACGCTGGCGACATTTAACTCTAATTCGGGATTATCTCAAAATCATCCCCTATGGTGTCGGTGCAAGGCGAATTATCGTCAAATCAATGGCACAAGCAGCACAAACCAAAAATGACCTAGCTGACTTAATCAATGTAGCGATTGAAGAATTAGTTCATCACCAGTATGAATTACCTATTTTCACAACTTTAGTTCGTGCAGCTAGAAGAGTTAGAGCAACTATTTCTCAAATCTTTTATCGACAAGTAGCAGATGGTTTAAATCTAGAAACTAAGGTCATGCTAGATGGGTTATTGGAGACGAGTATTCTCAATCTCAAAACTCCTTGGTATGAACTCAAACAAGACGCTGGTAAACCCATACTCAAGAATTTAAAAGCATTAGTCGAGCGGTTGAAATGGATAGATGAAATTAATCCAGCTCAGAAACTATTAACAGATATTCCTGATAGCAAGGTTAAATATTTTGCAGCCGAAGCTATGACCTTAGATGCGGCACGCATGAAAGAGCTAGAACTTAATAAACGTTATACATTGACATTAACTTTAATTGCCATTCAAGCCGCAAGAACACTGGATGATATTGCGGAGATGTTCATTAAAAGAATGCTCAAGATTCATTTCTATGGACAGGAGGCATTAACGCGTTATCGTCAAGAACACCAAGCCAGAAGTGACAGATTAATTACGACCTTAAGAGATGTGGTAATTGCTTACTCCAGTGAAGGTCAAATCTCCCAAAAATTCACTGCTATAGAAACAGTTATTGGCGAATCTCCCGAACAGCTTCTAGAAGATTGTGAAGCTCATATTGCCTATGCAGGCAATAATTATTATCCTTTTCTGTGGCGATTTTATAAAAGTCATCGTTCTACTCTCTTTCAGATTCTCAGATGGGTAAAACTCCAGTCAACTACCCAAGATACTTCCTTAGAAGAAGCAATTGAATTTTTGAGTAAGCATCAAGGAAGCCGCAAAGATTGGTTAAAAACAATCATAGTTGAAAACCCAGGTACTGCTGAAGAAAAAACCAGGAATTTACTCAACTTAGATTGGATACCTACGAAGTGGTGGCAATTAATCACCAACCAGAAAAACCGTCATTCTTACCCCACACGAATTAATCGTAAGCATTTTGAGGTTTGTGTTTTTTCACAGGTGATGTGGGAACTGAAATCAGGAGATTTATATGTAGAAGGAAGTGATGCCTTTGCTGATTACCGAAAACAGCAGATTTCTTGGTCTGATTATAAGGCGACAGTTGCTAACTATGGAGAATTAGTCAATTTACCTGTTGAAGGAAAAGCCTTTGTTGTTCATTTAAAAGAGTGGCTTTCTCAGGTAGCATCCCAGACAGATAAATCTTTTCCTAAAAATGAGTTTGTTCGCCTAGAAGATGGCAAACCAATTATTCAAAAAACTAACAAGAAGGTTAACCAGGAAAAAGTAAAATTGATTGAGTCTCTCATCAGAGAACGGCTGCACCCAGTTAACATACTGGATATTCTCACCGATACAGAACTCTGGTTAAACTGGACTCGTTTCTTTCACCCAATTTCAGGATATGAAGCTAAAATCGACCATCCAATTGCTCGTTATCTAACTACCACTTTTTGTTATGGTTGTCATTTAGGAGCTTCTCAAACAGCCCGTTCTTTAGGAGCGTTTGACCATCGACAAGTGGCTTGGGTTAATCAGCGTCATATTACTGAAGAAACCTTAGATAAAGCGATTACTTCAATTATTAACGCTTATAATCGGTTTTCTCTGCCTAAATTTTGGGGAACTGGAAAACGAGCTTCAGCCGATGGGACAAAGTGGGATATTTATGAGCAGAATCTTTTAGCAGAATACCACATTAGGTATGGTGGTTATGGAGGCATTGGTTATTATCATGTTTCTGATACTTATATTGCCTTATTTAGTCATTTTATTCCTTGTGGTGTATGGGAAGCCGTTTATATTCTTGATGGTTTGTTAAATAATCAATCAGAAATTCAACCTGACGTTATTCATGCTGATACTCAAGGTCAAAGTGCGCCTGTATTTGGGTTGGCTTATTTGTTGGGAATCAATTTAATGCCTCGCATTCGCAACTGGCATGATTTAAAGTTGTATCGTCCTACTAAGGAGTCTCGTTACCACCATATTGATGGTCTCTTTTCTGATGTAGTCGATTGGGATTTGATTGAGACTCATTTGCCAGATATGTTACGGGTTGTTCTTTCAATTAAAGCGGGAAAATTTACCGCCTCAACCATTTTACGTAAGTTAGGAACTTATAGCAGACATAATCGACTCTATCAGTCATTCTCTGAGCTAGGGCTAGTGATTCGCACAGGATTTTTGTTGTCATATTTATCTGATGAAAAGTTACGCCTTACCATCCAAGCTGCATTAAATAAGAGTGAATCTTTTAATGGTTTTACCAAATGGGTCAGTTTCGGTGGATCAGGTTTAATTCCTAGTAATAATCGAGATGAACAACGCAAGATGATTAAGTATAACCATTTGGTTTCAAATTGCTTAATTTTCTATAATGTCTTTGAAATGACGAGGATTTTGCAGGAATTAATTGCTGAAGGGTATGCCATTGATGAGGAGATTATGGGGGCGTTAAGTCCATATCTGACTAAACATATCAACCGATTTGGACGCTATAGCCTGGATTTAAATCGCAAACCCCCAGATGTTGATTATGATCTGTCTCTAATTCCCATGGATGTAGATAATTCTTGAGATAGGCATAAGTGAGGAAAGAGTTATGGTATCGCTAAAACTCTCTCTGGGCAAGCGTTTCATGCGATATGGCGGAATTTTTCATGAATCGTTGCAATACCCCATCTTCAGTTGATTGATTTGTATTTTTTGCCCAAGCCCATAAACTAGCTGCTTTAAGCATTGCTTCTGTGTTTATGGGTAAATACATTAGTCCTTGTTTTCCTAAACTATCTAGCCTTTGTAATTTCTCAAGTCTAGTAGTTTCTTTTATTGGATCTTTATTGACACAAAGCAATTTCCGCCTAGACTCATAGTCTGCTATTTCTGGTACTACAACTGCAATATTATTAGCTACTAACTTTTTTACCCAACTTATGCAATCTAGTACTTGTGAGCTTTTTGGTCTTTCCACTAGGATAGATAAAATATTGGTATCTAATACAACTATTGCTGAGTTCATTTAATTTTGATTAATTAATCTTCACCTAGCGAATGTATTCTTTGTTTACTTTCTTTTAATAATTTTTCATAAGGATGTTCTCCTATTATTAAATCCCATGATTTATTTTCTGTAAATGTATTAGTATTTTTATCTTTATCTAGTTCCCACAAAATTGCTTTGCAAGTGCTGTTTATTCTCTTAGCAATTGAAATATATCTCTCTGTATTCTTTTCTCTTGATTTGATGAACTTGTCTGAAAATTTTATTAGTTCAGAGACAAATGCATTAATAGATTCTAATTCTTTAAACGTTATTACGCTATAACATTTTTCTACTGCTACGAGTAGGTTTTCTGTAGCTTTTGAATATTTATCTAAAATCTTTTTTAACTCTAAATTTTGGGGATTTTCATTTGCTAGTTTAGAAACATCCTTTACTATTAATACGACTGTTATAATTTTTTCTCCATATTCATGGAGAATTTCTAACTCTAGAGTATCCTGGAGGAGTTTATCATTGGTTATAAACTCACTATATTTAATTCTGAATTTATTTAATTTTTGACTTAATTCACCATTTAATTTACTGATTGATTTCAAGCTTCTAGTTTTGCTTAATTTATTATATAGCTTATGTATTTCATCAAAATCTTGGTCTAATTCTTCTTTTTTAGCTGAGAGAAATATTTGTCCTTCATTGGTTTGAAAACTTTTCTCTAATTGAATCTTAATTTCATTAAAGTCTTCTTCGCTTGTGATTTTATTTTCGGTAAATGCTTCTAAATTAATATTTTCAAACACTGAGTACATATTTACCTCCCTACTCACATATTTTTCCGGCTTGGCAGAATTAATATATGTTAATTCTGAGTACCTTATACTCCGTGAACATAACTAAACAGGGTACTTTTCAATTTATAGAGTTGTTCCCAAAAAAAGGTTAATTTTTGGCCAAGTGATAAACTTTATATTCTAATAATACTGTAAAGTCTGCCTTTGAAGCCCAGTGTCCAAGCAAACCCTAATCTAAATCAGGTTCAACGCCAAGCGATCGCAATTGTGCAATTAATCTTTCTACCCGCCGTTGTTCCTGTTCTGTCCGTTGTCTTTCCTCTTCAGCCCGTTGTCTTTCCTCTTCGGCAGGTGTCAACACCCAGTTACCTGTGCCATCGTACCAACGTAACCAAGGCTGCTCAATATCTTGATAATTTCCCTGCCACACACCCAAGCCTAATTGTAATTCTGGTATCCAGAAGCGGGAATCTGACAGTGCCACCTCAGCATAATGCCCGCCATCTAACTTAAACATCCTAAACTCATACTTGTAGCGGTCAAAAACAGCGTAATAGGGAATCCGCAAAATCTGCTCATACACTTCCCATTTTCCTGGTGGTTGCTCAACATCTCGCAATGCTTGCCCTAAGTCTTCCCTTTCAGTACCGGGAGATAGCAATTCAACCACAATATAAGGATTAACTCCCTCTTGCCAAACCACATAGCTTAAGCGTAAGTCCCGTTGTTCGTAGAGTCGGGGAACACCCAAAACAGCAAACCAATCCGGGCGTTTATACCAGAGTGGATGATGCAAGTCATAATAAAGATTCAAATCACTGGCAACAAAAATGCGATCGCTAGGATAATTCGGCAGACGAAAGGTTTCATCCAAGAGACGCGGTTGCAACAAATGAAATTGATCAGGCAAACCAGGCTCCTCTGGATCTTCACTCTTGAGATCATACATGGTCGGGAATAGGTCTTTTGGGGAACGTGGCGGGTCAGTTTGATGCATCTTGAAGCCGTCCTGACGATCAGACTCTCAGTTATATTATGGAGGGTAGATTTGTTTGCTGAATCCAAAAATCCTAAAAATCAGGTCGCTTGAGGCTAGAGTGAGATAATCTATATCTGTAGGTAGATGTGAACTCTACTTCCGAGCATTTATTTTTTATGTATGGATAGTGTCCTAGTAAGCGAAATAATCACCTAGGGCTGTGCTAAAAGACGTAAACCCATAAAATTGCCGAATACACGCTTCAGCAATTTGTATAGCGCGTAACATATAAATTGGGCTGATGGGTGCGACACATGATGGTGTTGTCCCTCGGTGGTGTAGGCACTGCAACCCTTAACAGTAGTTTAAATAGTAGAATTTTTTTAATTGATAGAAAGCTCCTAGTGGCGATCGCACTCCTGGCTGGAGAGGCGATCGCTCCTTTATTTCCATAGCACTTGACATTAATGGACAGTTTAGCCAAAAAGTTCTACAATTTGACTAATTGGAGTAAAATTACCTATTGTCCAATCCACCTAAGCATAGTAAAGATTTTCTAGTGATTCTGCCCGAATACAGAATCACTCAATTAATATAAAAAAGTCTTTAGTCAAGGACAGCAAAAAAATGGAAGTAAAGCTGATTTTAGCCGGATTAACAGTTATATTTACGCTTTCGTGCTTGTTTTTTGGCACGAAAAATGGCTTTTATGACTCAGATGACTATCATGGCAACGGTTCTGCACATTGAGAAAAGTCTGTAGACGCGACTGCTGCTAACAACTTTCAGCACATCGGCTGATTAAATCCAGAAAACTTCCTTAGCCAATAGTTTGTGGGCTGCCGATTACGCAAATTTTCTGAACTAACTTGGTTTAACGATCGGTATCCTCCCCAATCAAAAAACCGCATTCTCAGGGTGTAGGGGCGGATGATCAAACTTACCCCTAGGTCACAAAACCAAAATCCCTATAACTTTTGGCTTTTGGGATATATCCATGAATAAGAGGTATGAGGGGAGGAGAGCATGAGGGATAGTGTGTCGTCATTCTCTCGCTCTGATGCTGGGGAAGCAGCTAGTGAATTAGAGTGCTTGCCCTATAGTGTACAGCATCAGGATGAGGGTGTATGTTTATTAGTGCGGATGGGACCACACCGCATCCTGCTAGACTGTGGTGTGGGAGATATTTCAATGCTTGGGAAGGAACTAACGCAATCAACAAGCCTACCAGCAGATTTAGTCTTAATCAGTCATGCCCACCCAGATCATGCGAGAGGATCGCTGGCACTACACAAAGCTTTTCCCCTATTGCCGATCTATGCCAGCGAAGTAACTAGCAAATTATTGCCGCTGAATTGGTTAGACAATGATCCCGAAGAAATTCCGTCATTTTGTCAGGCGCTACCGTTGCGATCGCCTGTAGAATTACAAGACGGTCTAGTGGTGGAATTATTTCCCGCAGGGCATTTACCGGGGGCTGTAGCCATTCTGCTCACCTACACCACCCCAGAACGCGCTTACAAACTACTGTATACAGGGGATTTTTTCTTATCGAACTCCCGGCTGGTAGAAGGTTTGCGCTTAGAGGAATTGCGGGGATTAGAGTTGGATGTGCTGATTATTGAAGGTACTTATGGCACATCCCGTCATCCCCACCGCCGCAATCAAGAAAATCAATTAGCCGAGCGAATTAATCGGGCAATCGCCGACCATTGTTCTGTACTTATGCCCACACCCGCTTTAGGGCTAGGTCAAGAACTGCTAATGTTGTTACGCTCTCATCATCACTTCACGGGACGGGATTTAGATATTTGGGTTGATGGTGCTGTCGCCATTGGGTGCGATGCTTATCTAGAACTGCTAACCCATCTCCCCCCTTCAGTACAGAACTTCGCCCGCCATCAACCTTTATTTTGGGATGAACGGGTACGCCCTCGCGTGCGGCGTCTACAGCCAGAATATCGGACTACAGTGGGCAAATCCCCCTGTATTATCCTTACCGACTCTACAAATGATTTGGGCAAATACTGCCAACCGGAAACAGGCCCTTGGCTGATCCTGCTCCCAGAAAAAATTGATATTAAAGTTAACAAAGAATATTTAGCACCTACCACCATTGAAAGCTATCTTCTCGCCCAGCATAGTGATGGACCGGGTACAACGCAGCTAATTCATAACTTACGACCCCAGCACGTCGTTTTTGTCCACGGCTTTGCCGCCTACTTAGCAGACCTGACCGGCTTGGAAGAGTTACAAAATCGTTACCACGTACATTCTCCAGCAGCGGGGATTTTAGTAGAACTGCCGATTGGCGACACATTTTTACAACCAGCAGCCCCAGAGGCTAACTATGAAGGTGAACTGACAGAGTTAGGAACAGTAATCACAATTACTATCCCGGAAGCAATAACGGCAGATTCCCGTTGGCGGGAATTTGCCGATACAGGTTTAATTGAAGCCCGTTGGCAAGGACAAGAATTAGTATTGCGGGGGTTATCGCCAAGAGAACTGCTTAACCAAAATAGCGATCGCTATACATTGTCTGATGTAGATTGCTGCGGTACTTGCAGATACCAAAGAGGGCAGCGGTGTTGGAACCCCGCATCCCCCTTATATAACTTCAAAGTCACCCTTGAAGGTTACTGTCCTGCCTTTGAAGGCTTATCTAGTCCTGATTCTTGAATTATGAGTTATGAGTCTTGAGTCCTGAGTGGTACCCCATAGATAAATCAAGGTGATTTTGGGGCATTTTCTGCTGAGTGTAATTGTTAATTTGTTTACTCAGCATACAATGGTCAGCACTCAGCACTCTTTTGATGACTCAATACTTATAATTCTGTACTTGGCACTGATCAATCTGGATTCGAGTCAGTGTAATGGTTGCGGATCCGCTCGGATTCAGGACAATCTTCAGTCGTTAGAGGTTCGACATTACCGCGTGGCACTGAAGCTAATTTTTGCGTTACAGCACCAATACTTTCGAGGCGAACCATTTCCTCCCAAGAACAAACCTCGTCCTCTTCATCTGTTTCATAGCGCAGGGTCACTAAATCCCCCTCTATATCGATGATGCGGGCACGCTCGATCCAGCGTTGCTGGTCCCGCAAGAAAACACATACCTCCCGCCCGTCGCAACACAGTTGATAAATCTTGCGGTGTAGCATGTACTGCTTCTGCCTTTTTAAACAACGTAGTTAAACTTGTCAAAATCTGGGTCTTACCCTTGTAGATTACACCTTAAGAGATAAAATTCATAGTTCAGAACCAGTATGTCTCGTGACCCAATCCAACAACAGAGTTGTAATTGTCAGAAATAGGGGAATCTTGGGTCAGAAAATTGTGGTTACTGCACCGGCTAAACTCAATCTCTTTCAGGTTTATTCTCTGTTCATGTCTACTTCATAGAAGTCAAACAATTCAGAAGTTGTCCTATCCAGGTTAATAGCTGTTGGTGAGTCCTTACTACCATCTTGTAATAAACAGTACTCCGAAACAAGCAATGATTGCGGTTGTTTGAGTTGCCTACTTGTATTCATGGGCATTACTGGTAACTCTGGGGACTCGGCTTTACTTTTACCCCTAATGTATTTGATCTTAACTCATTCTCTCGCCGACCTTCATGGTTTTCGACAACAACACCCGAATAGTTTTGCGTTTAGGGCTGTTGCTTGAGGTGACACGTCCGTCTTTAAATAGACAATACACCGACAGAGTCACCTGTTGCCGGGGTTCTAGAATGATTTGTCAGGTATGGGAAGGTCTATGAGCAGCTTTGAGGTTGCTTCTCGTTTAATTTTACCTGTGCGAACTGCATCGTATAGGGCGGCAAGATCAACCAAATCTTCTGGCTGATAGCACTTTGTTGTCAATACTTGGTGAAGTAGACCCTCAGATTCAACAC includes the following:
- a CDS encoding DUF6679 family protein gives rise to the protein MLHRKIYQLCCDGREVCVFLRDQQRWIERARIIDIEGDLVTLRYETDEEDEVCSWEEMVRLESIGAVTQKLASVPRGNVEPLTTEDCPESERIRNHYTDSNPD
- a CDS encoding MBL fold metallo-hydrolase, producing the protein MRDSVSSFSRSDAGEAASELECLPYSVQHQDEGVCLLVRMGPHRILLDCGVGDISMLGKELTQSTSLPADLVLISHAHPDHARGSLALHKAFPLLPIYASEVTSKLLPLNWLDNDPEEIPSFCQALPLRSPVELQDGLVVELFPAGHLPGAVAILLTYTTPERAYKLLYTGDFFLSNSRLVEGLRLEELRGLELDVLIIEGTYGTSRHPHRRNQENQLAERINRAIADHCSVLMPTPALGLGQELLMLLRSHHHFTGRDLDIWVDGAVAIGCDAYLELLTHLPPSVQNFARHQPLFWDERVRPRVRRLQPEYRTTVGKSPCIILTDSTNDLGKYCQPETGPWLILLPEKIDIKVNKEYLAPTTIESYLLAQHSDGPGTTQLIHNLRPQHVVFVHGFAAYLADLTGLEELQNRYHVHSPAAGILVELPIGDTFLQPAAPEANYEGELTELGTVITITIPEAITADSRWREFADTGLIEARWQGQELVLRGLSPRELLNQNSDRYTLSDVDCCGTCRYQRGQRCWNPASPLYNFKVTLEGYCPAFEGLSSPDS
- a CDS encoding tyrosine-type recombinase/integrase translates to MSTHTTQLPFSAKSTNYSTPPAKRPSTRQREYLRPKEVDAMICAARSIGRHSVRDAAMILLMFRHGLRTAELVALKWSQVDLSEGYIDIRRLKHGHDTVHPLRAPELRALRQLQRDYPDTSYVFVSERKAPLSTRAVRHIIARAGERAGITEPVHPHQLRHACGYYLAAQGHDTRAIQDYLGHKNIHHTVRYTQMSPQRFESFWTD
- a CDS encoding Uma2 family endonuclease, which codes for MHQTDPPRSPKDLFPTMYDLKSEDPEEPGLPDQFHLLQPRLLDETFRLPNYPSDRIFVASDLNLYYDLHHPLWYKRPDWFAVLGVPRLYEQRDLRLSYVVWQEGVNPYIVVELLSPGTEREDLGQALRDVEQPPGKWEVYEQILRIPYYAVFDRYKYEFRMFKLDGGHYAEVALSDSRFWIPELQLGLGVWQGNYQDIEQPWLRWYDGTGNWVLTPAEEERQRAEEERQRTEQEQRRVERLIAQLRSLGVEPDLD
- a CDS encoding Tn3 family transposase; the protein is MPSLAETAYPRLKNQISSKELLEIYTPTDLELQFASQHTKGKVAKLGFLVLLKTFQRLGYFVLVKNVPDAIIKHIVEAVKINFIPQKLENYDRSGTRWRHLTLIRDYLKIIPYGVGARRIIVKSMAQAAQTKNDLADLINVAIEELVHHQYELPIFTTLVRAARRVRATISQIFYRQVADGLNLETKVMLDGLLETSILNLKTPWYELKQDAGKPILKNLKALVERLKWIDEINPAQKLLTDIPDSKVKYFAAEAMTLDAARMKELELNKRYTLTLTLIAIQAARTLDDIAEMFIKRMLKIHFYGQEALTRYRQEHQARSDRLITTLRDVVIAYSSEGQISQKFTAIETVIGESPEQLLEDCEAHIAYAGNNYYPFLWRFYKSHRSTLFQILRWVKLQSTTQDTSLEEAIEFLSKHQGSRKDWLKTIIVENPGTAEEKTRNLLNLDWIPTKWWQLITNQKNRHSYPTRINRKHFEVCVFSQVMWELKSGDLYVEGSDAFADYRKQQISWSDYKATVANYGELVNLPVEGKAFVVHLKEWLSQVASQTDKSFPKNEFVRLEDGKPIIQKTNKKVNQEKVKLIESLIRERLHPVNILDILTDTELWLNWTRFFHPISGYEAKIDHPIARYLTTTFCYGCHLGASQTARSLGAFDHRQVAWVNQRHITEETLDKAITSIINAYNRFSLPKFWGTGKRASADGTKWDIYEQNLLAEYHIRYGGYGGIGYYHVSDTYIALFSHFIPCGVWEAVYILDGLLNNQSEIQPDVIHADTQGQSAPVFGLAYLLGINLMPRIRNWHDLKLYRPTKESRYHHIDGLFSDVVDWDLIETHLPDMLRVVLSIKAGKFTASTILRKLGTYSRHNRLYQSFSELGLVIRTGFLLSYLSDEKLRLTIQAALNKSESFNGFTKWVSFGGSGLIPSNNRDEQRKMIKYNHLVSNCLIFYNVFEMTRILQELIAEGYAIDEEIMGALSPYLTKHINRFGRYSLDLNRKPPDVDYDLSLIPMDVDNS